The following DNA comes from Caldibacillus debilis DSM 16016.
GCCCGTAAAGGCGCCCTTTTCGTAGCCGAAAAGTTCGCTTTCCATCAATTGGGGCGGGATCGCGGCGCAATTGACCCGGATGAAGGGATGGTTCTTCCGCGGGCTCGCTTCATGGATCGCCCGGGCGACGAGTTCCTTCCCCGTGCCGCTTTCGCCCGTGATGAGGACGGTGGAATGGGTTTTCGCCACTTTGTCGGCGATGGTCAGGGCGTCTTTCAAAGTTTCGCTGTTGCCGATGATTTTATGGAAGGCGGAGCTCAATCCCTTATGTTTCGATAATTCCTGTTCCAGGTATCTCGTCCGCTGTTCCATGATGTCGATTTTTTCCAGCAGCTGTTTCACGTCATCCAGCGGGGTCATCGTCGCCACCGTGCCGCGGATTTCCTTTTCCACGATGACCGGATTCACCTTTGTGATAAAGGACTGTCCCTTGTGTTTCGTGACCTTCATAAACGGATTCCGGCGACGGATGAGGTCTTCCCAGCCGGTTTTGCCGATGATTTCCCGGATGTTCCTTTTTCCTTCCCGCTTCTTGAGAAGCTTGTCCATGCCTTCGTTGCTGAAAATGAAATCCCCCTTTTCATCGGTCAGGCCGATCAGGTCGGTGACCGACTGCAAGACCAGGTTCAATTTTTCCTGCAGTTCCTTGACTTCATTCAGCTCCTTGCTGATCTTTTCGATGCTGGAGATATCCTGGAAGATGGCGACGGCGCCGATGATCTGATCGTTTAATAGGATCGGCGAGCGGGTGGTGATGACGGTGTAGTGGTTGATCTGCTGTTTTTCCGTGATTTCCGTCTTTCCCGTCTGCAGGATTTTATGCAAGCAGGAATGGGGGATGACTTCGTCGGCCCGGCGGTTCAAAATATCCTGGGGTTCTTTTTCCAGCAGTTCGGCCGCCGCTTTATTCACGTAGATGATAACGTTTTCTTTGTTGACGACGATAATGCCGTTCGGGATGGAAGAGACGGCTTCATGGAGGGTGACCGAGTTCTCCATCAAAAGGCGGTCCGTTTCCGTTTGCCGGGTATCCTCCGAAGCGGCTTGGTTAAAAAAGGCTTGGATTTGCTCGACGGTTTTTCGGTCGGTATTTTCATCCAAAACGAGGGTAAATTCGTCGCCCTGCTTTATTTTCAGGGCCACCAGCGACAGCAGGTTGTTCGCCTGGACTTTCTTGCCGTTATAAATCACATAGGTGCGCTGAAGTTTTTCCTTATCGGGAATGAGGCTTTGCAGAAAGGAGATGAACGCGGCTCCCATGCGGATATGGAGGCCGTTTTTTCTGTTGATTTTCAGACGGATTTCCATTGGAAA
Coding sequences within:
- a CDS encoding sigma 54-interacting transcriptional regulator, which translates into the protein MEIRLKINRKNGLHIRMGAAFISFLQSLIPDKEKLQRTYVIYNGKKVQANNLLSLVALKIKQGDEFTLVLDENTDRKTVEQIQAFFNQAASEDTRQTETDRLLMENSVTLHEAVSSIPNGIIVVNKENVIIYVNKAAAELLEKEPQDILNRRADEVIPHSCLHKILQTGKTEITEKQQINHYTVITTRSPILLNDQIIGAVAIFQDISSIEKISKELNEVKELQEKLNLVLQSVTDLIGLTDEKGDFIFSNEGMDKLLKKREGKRNIREIIGKTGWEDLIRRRNPFMKVTKHKGQSFITKVNPVIVEKEIRGTVATMTPLDDVKQLLEKIDIMEQRTRYLEQELSKHKGLSSAFHKIIGNSETLKDALTIADKVAKTHSTVLITGESGTGKELVARAIHEASPRKNHPFIRVNCAAIPPQLMESELFGYEKGAFTGAYKTHRGKFELADKGTIFLDEIGDLNLELQGKLLRVLQEKEIVRIGGFSTIHLDVRVIAATNRDLAKMVEEGTFREDLYYRLNVVPIHLPPLRARKEDIPLLVEAFRVELNARLGKNIKGYEKGFIEALCNYHWPGNIRELQNIMERLFNLADGDYLLCKDLPHYISNPHAPDSSKGQEETIVLSKDKPLHEYEKQIFAYACQFYPSFNQLAKSLGITHKTAASKIRKYKLEHLIGKKYQGD